One genomic region from Streptomyces sp. NBC_01431 encodes:
- a CDS encoding sensor histidine kinase, whose protein sequence is MKLSTRIALAVGVTVPLLVIACGWLLLALVTRDLHREEDSHLRTRAAAIAQDARTLLRAAANNQPTAEENRQRRLFNSALDVGVRLIGPDGTFSGGPQPDASVALPAPGKQPVTVRGAGRSWRAYALPVEGAQVSGTLWVFSPDAASRAQLTLVRNRIVTTALLAAPLSALLAWAIASSATRPLRRLRRAAAGLDPRTTAVRLEHRRTRVAEVDDLAATLQTVLARYDEQAARTAQALDTARSFSAAASHELRNPLMSMGTNLDVLAHPDLPEGDRAEVVEDLRREHSRLLGMLVALRELGRGDLVEADAFRVLDVAEVADAAVAEARRRAPDAAITLHAEPAPVYGWEPGVRILLDNLLGNALAHGRDEAGRAEIAVAVGAGGGQVLITVDDRGPGIAPADRQEVFRRFHRGPASTGSGLGLTLVAQQAALHGGSVELGEAPGGRGTRCTVRLPGQDPAREGELPSRRDWLTVTAERSQSSHKEPS, encoded by the coding sequence GTGAAGCTCTCCACCCGGATCGCCCTGGCCGTCGGCGTCACCGTGCCGCTGCTCGTGATCGCCTGCGGCTGGCTGCTGCTCGCCCTGGTCACCCGCGATCTGCACCGCGAGGAGGACAGCCACCTGCGGACCCGGGCCGCCGCGATCGCCCAGGACGCCCGCACCCTGCTGAGGGCCGCCGCCAACAACCAGCCGACCGCCGAGGAGAACCGCCAGCGCAGGCTCTTCAACTCCGCGCTCGACGTCGGCGTACGGCTCATCGGCCCCGACGGCACGTTCAGCGGCGGCCCGCAGCCCGACGCCTCGGTAGCGCTGCCCGCCCCCGGCAAGCAGCCGGTGACCGTCCGCGGCGCGGGCCGCAGCTGGCGGGCGTACGCACTGCCGGTCGAGGGGGCGCAGGTCTCCGGCACGCTGTGGGTGTTCTCGCCGGACGCCGCGAGCCGCGCCCAGCTCACCCTGGTCCGCAACCGCATCGTCACCACCGCGCTGCTCGCCGCCCCGCTGTCCGCGCTGCTCGCCTGGGCCATCGCGAGCAGCGCGACCCGCCCACTGCGCCGGCTGCGCCGCGCGGCGGCCGGGCTCGACCCCCGGACGACGGCGGTGCGCCTCGAACACCGGCGGACCCGCGTCGCCGAGGTGGACGACCTGGCCGCCACCTTGCAGACGGTGCTCGCCCGCTACGACGAACAGGCCGCCCGCACCGCGCAGGCGCTGGACACTGCCCGGTCCTTCTCCGCGGCCGCCTCGCACGAACTGCGCAACCCGCTGATGAGCATGGGCACCAACCTCGACGTCCTGGCCCACCCCGACCTGCCCGAGGGCGACCGGGCCGAGGTCGTGGAGGACCTGCGTCGCGAGCACTCGCGTCTGCTCGGCATGCTGGTCGCGCTGCGTGAACTGGGGCGCGGCGACCTCGTGGAGGCCGACGCGTTCCGGGTGCTCGACGTGGCGGAGGTCGCCGACGCCGCCGTCGCCGAGGCCCGTCGGCGCGCCCCGGACGCCGCGATCACGCTGCACGCGGAGCCCGCGCCGGTGTACGGCTGGGAGCCCGGCGTGCGGATCCTGCTCGACAACCTCCTCGGCAACGCGCTGGCCCACGGCAGGGACGAGGCGGGCCGGGCCGAGATCGCGGTGGCCGTCGGCGCGGGCGGCGGACAGGTGCTGATCACCGTCGACGACCGGGGCCCCGGCATCGCGCCCGCCGACCGCCAGGAGGTGTTCCGCCGCTTCCACCGCGGTCCCGCCAGCACGGGCTCTGGGCTCGGCCTGACCCTGGTGGCCCAGCAGGCGGCGCTGCACGGGGGGAGCGTCGAACTCGGCGAGGCGCCGGGCGGCCGGGGCACCCGGTGCACGGTGCGGCTGCCGGGCCAGGACCCGGCCCGGGAGGGCGAACTGCCCTCGCGACGGGACTGGTTGACGGTCACCGCCGAGCGATCACAGAGTTCCCACAAAGAGCCTTCCTAG
- a CDS encoding response regulator transcription factor encodes MSGPSRPGDVLVVDDDDAVRRSLDRGLRLSGFRVRTADSGRAALAAIELSPPDVLVLDVSMPGMSGIEVCTALRAAGHDLPVLMLSALDETADRIAGLQAGGDDYLVKPFALQELVLRLHALLRRRPPTEHDVVRACGLVIDPAARTAEREGRPLDLTRREYELLEVLARNAGLVLTRDQLLERVWGYDFDVRTDAVDTFVSYLRRKLEAGGAPRLVHTVRGVGFVLRERP; translated from the coding sequence ATGAGCGGGCCGAGCCGTCCCGGAGACGTCCTGGTCGTCGATGACGACGACGCGGTGCGCCGGTCGCTCGACCGGGGCCTCAGGCTCAGCGGCTTCCGGGTCCGCACCGCCGACAGCGGGCGGGCCGCGCTCGCCGCGATCGAACTGAGCCCGCCCGATGTGCTCGTCCTGGATGTGTCCATGCCCGGCATGAGCGGCATCGAGGTGTGCACGGCGCTGCGGGCGGCCGGACACGACCTGCCCGTCCTGATGCTGTCGGCGCTCGACGAGACCGCCGACCGGATCGCCGGGCTCCAGGCGGGCGGCGACGACTACCTCGTCAAGCCCTTCGCCCTCCAGGAGCTGGTCCTGCGGCTGCACGCCCTGCTGCGCCGGCGCCCGCCGACCGAGCACGACGTGGTCCGCGCCTGCGGCCTCGTCATCGACCCGGCGGCCCGCACCGCCGAGCGCGAGGGCCGCCCGCTGGACCTGACCCGCCGCGAGTACGAACTCCTCGAAGTCCTCGCCCGCAACGCCGGCCTCGTGCTGACCCGCGACCAACTGCTCGAACGGGTCTGGGGGTACGACTTCGACGTGCGCACCGACGCCGTGGACACCTTCGTCAGCTATCTGCGCCGCAAACTGGAGGCCGGCGGGGCGCCCCGGCTCGTCCACACCGTGCGCGGTGTCGGCTTCGTCCTGCGGGAGCGGCCGTGA
- a CDS encoding sensor histidine kinase gives MTWFSRPHRDDALIACAGLLGGLVLWAVGLHTQGGRPLSGAWVLVPLLLMAGLELLRRTAPQTALVAGTCVLIADQCTLGSLATVVMFTDIVYAAVLYGSPAAARRIPVTTGLITVGATIGFYAWFHTPDALVIGVMTGVISFAPATTGALVRNHREAAESAWLRAEQTALLAELDRGQAVLAERARMARELHDMVANHLSAIAIHSTAALSLDDPATTKQALSVIRENSVDGLAEMRRLIGLLRDTSGREEPAAAPTLAGLEALLAQARANGAASGLGFTLDDRRPDGTPLPAPVELAAYRIVQESLTNALKHAAPGTVEVAVTRADELLTVCVTSPYDQRPGPRAPGSGAGLVGMRERVELLDGTFAAGPGTAPDDTRIWLVRAQLPAEERKLLP, from the coding sequence GTGACCTGGTTCTCCCGCCCCCACCGCGACGACGCCCTCATAGCCTGCGCCGGACTGCTCGGCGGGCTCGTCCTGTGGGCCGTGGGACTGCACACCCAGGGCGGCCGTCCGCTGTCCGGCGCCTGGGTGCTCGTGCCGCTGCTCCTGATGGCGGGCCTCGAACTGCTGCGCCGCACCGCCCCGCAGACCGCGCTGGTCGCGGGTACCTGCGTGCTGATCGCGGACCAGTGCACGCTGGGCAGCCTGGCCACGGTCGTGATGTTCACCGACATCGTGTACGCGGCTGTCCTGTACGGCTCCCCCGCCGCCGCCCGCCGCATCCCGGTCACCACCGGGCTGATCACGGTCGGCGCGACGATCGGGTTCTACGCCTGGTTCCACACGCCGGACGCGCTGGTCATCGGCGTGATGACCGGTGTGATCTCCTTCGCGCCCGCCACCACCGGGGCCCTGGTGCGCAATCACCGGGAGGCCGCCGAGAGTGCGTGGCTGCGTGCCGAGCAGACCGCGCTGCTCGCCGAGCTGGACCGCGGCCAGGCCGTGCTCGCCGAGCGCGCCCGGATGGCCCGCGAACTGCACGACATGGTGGCCAACCACCTCTCGGCGATCGCCATCCACTCCACGGCCGCGCTCTCCCTGGACGACCCGGCGACCACGAAGCAGGCCCTGTCGGTCATCCGTGAGAACAGCGTGGACGGGCTCGCCGAGATGCGCCGGCTCATCGGGCTGCTGCGCGACACCAGCGGGCGCGAGGAGCCAGCCGCCGCGCCCACCCTCGCGGGCCTGGAAGCACTGCTCGCCCAGGCCCGCGCCAACGGGGCCGCCAGCGGGCTCGGCTTCACTCTCGACGACCGGCGTCCGGACGGCACCCCGCTGCCCGCGCCGGTGGAGCTGGCGGCGTACCGGATCGTGCAGGAGTCCCTCACCAACGCGCTCAAGCACGCGGCACCGGGCACGGTCGAGGTCGCCGTCACGCGCGCCGACGAATTGCTCACCGTGTGCGTCACCAGCCCGTACGACCAGCGGCCGGGCCCGCGCGCACCGGGGTCCGGCGCCGGCCTGGTCGGGATGCGCGAGCGGGTCGAACTGCTCGACGGGACCTTCGCCGCGGGCCCCGGGACGGCGCCGGACGACACCAGGATCTGGCTGGTTCGGGCCCAACTGCCCGCCGAGGAAAGGAAGTTGCTCCCATGA
- a CDS encoding response regulator transcription factor, which produces MTIRVLVAEDQSAVRAGLVLILSSAPDIEVAGEAADGERAVALARELRPDLVVMDVQMPKLDGVSATEIVVGEGLADVLVLTTFDLDEYVFGALRAGAAGFLLKNTEARDLIEAVRTVARGEGLIAPAVTRRLIAEFAAVPRRAVRQRPAALDTLTRREGEVLSSLGRGLSNAEIAVRLDMAEATVKTHVSRLLGKLELRSRVQAAVLAQELGI; this is translated from the coding sequence ATGACGATCCGGGTTCTGGTCGCGGAGGACCAGTCGGCGGTACGGGCGGGCCTGGTCCTGATCCTCTCCAGTGCCCCGGACATCGAGGTGGCCGGGGAAGCGGCGGACGGCGAGCGGGCGGTGGCGCTGGCTCGCGAACTGCGGCCCGACCTGGTGGTGATGGACGTCCAGATGCCGAAGCTGGACGGGGTCTCGGCGACCGAGATCGTGGTCGGCGAGGGCCTCGCCGACGTGCTGGTCCTGACCACGTTCGACCTGGACGAGTACGTGTTCGGGGCGCTGCGCGCGGGCGCGGCGGGGTTTCTGCTCAAGAACACGGAGGCGAGGGACCTGATCGAGGCGGTGCGCACGGTGGCGCGCGGCGAGGGCCTGATCGCCCCGGCCGTCACCCGGCGCCTGATCGCGGAGTTCGCCGCGGTGCCGCGGCGCGCCGTCCGGCAGCGCCCGGCGGCGCTCGACACCCTGACCCGGCGCGAGGGCGAGGTGCTCTCGTCCCTGGGCCGCGGCCTGTCGAACGCGGAGATCGCGGTACGCCTCGACATGGCGGAGGCCACCGTGAAGACCCACGTCAGCAGGCTGCTGGGAAAGCTGGAGCTGCGCAGCCGGGTCCAAGCGGCCGTACTGGCTCAGGAGTTGGGGATCTGA
- a CDS encoding glycoside hydrolase family 18 chitinase has protein sequence MSTACRTRTRFRSRAAAALTALTLPLAALIGLASPAQAAASATATYAKSSDWGTGFGAGWTIKNTGTTTLSSWTVEWDYPSGTSVTSAWDADVTSSGTHWTAKNKSYNGTLAPGASVSFGFNGAGSGAPSGCKLNGGSCDGGSAPGDNPPSAPGALTAGNVTDTGVTLSWQAATDDKGVKNYDVYRGAAKIATVTGTSYTDSGLTAGTTYTYSVTARDTADQTGPFSGSVTVTTTGGGGGPGPGGDKVRLGYFTDWGVYQRNYQVKNIVTSGSASKLTHINYAFGNVTNGQCAIGDAYADYQKTYDASSSVDGTADTWDQPVAGNINQLRELKKKYPGIKILWSFGGWTWSGGFGAAAANPTAFANSCYSLVKDPRWADVFDGIDIDWEYPNACGLSCDTSGPAALKNLLAALRSKFGSSELVTAAVTADGSAGGKMDAADYGGAAQYVDWYNVMTYDFFGAWAAQGPTAPHSPLTSYNGIPIAGFNTDAAIQKYKSKGVPASKLNLGIGFYGRGWTGVTQDAPGGTATGPAPGTYEQGIEDYKVLKSACPVTGTVAGTAYAHCGTNWWSYDTPSTIAGKMTYVKNQGLRGAFFWEFSGDTSNGELLSAMSSGLN, from the coding sequence TTGAGTACCGCATGTCGTACCCGTACGCGCTTCAGATCACGAGCCGCAGCGGCACTGACCGCACTCACCCTCCCCCTGGCCGCACTGATCGGTCTGGCCTCCCCCGCCCAGGCGGCCGCCTCGGCGACCGCCACCTATGCCAAGTCCTCGGACTGGGGCACCGGATTCGGGGCCGGCTGGACCATCAAGAACACCGGCACCACCACGCTGAGTTCCTGGACCGTGGAGTGGGACTACCCCTCGGGTACGTCCGTGACCTCGGCCTGGGACGCGGACGTCACCAGCTCCGGAACGCACTGGACCGCCAAGAACAAGTCGTACAACGGCACCCTGGCCCCCGGCGCCAGTGTGAGCTTCGGATTCAACGGCGCGGGCTCCGGGGCCCCCTCGGGCTGCAAGCTCAACGGCGGCTCCTGCGACGGCGGTTCTGCCCCCGGCGACAACCCGCCGTCAGCCCCCGGCGCGCTGACCGCGGGCAACGTCACCGACACCGGGGTGACGTTGTCCTGGCAGGCCGCGACCGACGACAAGGGCGTCAAGAACTACGACGTGTACCGGGGCGCGGCGAAGATCGCGACCGTCACCGGTACGAGCTACACCGACTCCGGCCTGACCGCGGGCACCACGTACACCTACAGCGTGACCGCGCGCGACACCGCCGACCAGACGGGCCCTTTCTCGGGCTCGGTCACGGTGACCACCACCGGCGGTGGGGGCGGCCCCGGCCCCGGCGGCGACAAGGTGCGGCTCGGGTACTTCACCGACTGGGGCGTCTACCAGCGCAACTACCAGGTGAAGAACATCGTCACCTCGGGTTCGGCGAGCAAGCTGACCCACATCAACTACGCGTTCGGCAACGTCACCAACGGCCAGTGTGCCATCGGTGACGCGTACGCCGACTACCAGAAGACGTACGACGCGTCGTCGAGCGTGGACGGCACGGCCGACACCTGGGACCAGCCGGTCGCGGGCAACATCAACCAACTGCGCGAGCTGAAGAAGAAGTACCCGGGGATCAAGATCCTCTGGTCCTTCGGCGGCTGGACCTGGTCCGGTGGCTTCGGCGCGGCCGCCGCGAATCCGACGGCGTTCGCGAACTCCTGCTACTCGCTGGTCAAGGACCCGCGCTGGGCCGATGTGTTCGACGGCATCGACATCGACTGGGAGTACCCCAACGCCTGCGGACTGTCCTGCGACACCAGCGGGCCCGCGGCCCTGAAGAACCTGCTGGCCGCGCTGCGTTCGAAGTTCGGCAGCTCGGAGCTGGTCACGGCCGCCGTGACCGCCGACGGCTCGGCGGGCGGCAAGATGGACGCGGCCGACTACGGGGGCGCGGCGCAGTACGTCGACTGGTACAACGTGATGACGTACGACTTCTTCGGCGCGTGGGCCGCGCAAGGCCCCACCGCCCCGCACTCCCCGCTCACCTCGTACAACGGCATCCCGATCGCGGGCTTCAACACCGATGCGGCGATTCAGAAGTACAAGTCCAAGGGTGTCCCGGCGAGCAAGCTCAATCTGGGCATCGGCTTCTACGGCCGGGGCTGGACGGGCGTCACGCAGGACGCCCCGGGAGGCACGGCGACCGGCCCGGCCCCCGGCACCTACGAACAAGGCATAGAGGACTACAAGGTCCTCAAGAGCGCCTGCCCCGTGACGGGCACCGTCGCGGGCACGGCGTACGCGCACTGCGGCACCAACTGGTGGAGCTACGACACGCCGTCGACGATCGCCGGAAAGATGACGTACGTGAAGAACCAGGGCCTGCGGGGTGCGTTCTTCTGGGAGTTCAGCGGCGACACGTCCAACGGTGAGCTGCTCTCGGCCATGTCCTCCGGCCTGAACTGA
- a CDS encoding DUF2550 domain-containing protein, translating to MTLALLVCGLVVALVLVGLFVFGLRRRLIQRSGGTFDCSLRWNLPETPDTSGKGWVYGVARYNGDRIEWFRVFSYALRPRRVLERSAIDVVSRRLPEGEEELALLSDAIILGCTHRGTRLELAMSEDALTGFLAWLEAAPPGQRVNVA from the coding sequence ATGACTCTCGCTCTGCTTGTGTGTGGCCTGGTCGTCGCGCTGGTACTGGTGGGACTCTTCGTCTTCGGTCTGCGCCGGCGGCTGATCCAGCGCTCCGGGGGAACGTTCGACTGCAGTCTGCGCTGGAACCTTCCGGAGACGCCGGACACCAGCGGCAAGGGCTGGGTGTACGGGGTGGCCCGCTACAACGGCGACCGGATCGAGTGGTTCCGCGTCTTCTCCTACGCGTTGAGACCGCGCCGCGTTCTGGAGCGTTCGGCCATTGACGTCGTGTCGCGCCGGCTGCCCGAGGGCGAGGAGGAACTCGCCCTTCTCTCGGACGCGATCATCCTCGGCTGTACGCATCGGGGTACGCGGCTTGAGCTGGCGATGAGCGAGGACGCGCTGACGGGTTTCCTGGCGTGGCTGGAGGCGGCGCCGCCGGGCCAACGGGTGAACGTGGCCTAG
- a CDS encoding F0F1 ATP synthase subunit epsilon: protein MATELHVELVAADRSVWSGEATLVVARTTSGDIGVMPGHQPLLGVLESGPVTIRTSEGSTVVAAVHGGFVSFADNKLSLLAEIAELADEIDVQRAERALESAKSESDAAAERRADVRLRAVAVR, encoded by the coding sequence ATGGCTACTGAGCTGCACGTCGAGCTCGTCGCCGCGGACCGCAGCGTGTGGTCCGGCGAGGCCACCCTGGTCGTCGCGCGCACCACGTCCGGCGACATCGGCGTCATGCCCGGTCACCAGCCGCTCCTTGGTGTGCTGGAGTCGGGCCCGGTGACGATCCGTACGAGCGAGGGCAGCACCGTCGTCGCGGCGGTGCACGGTGGATTCGTCTCCTTCGCCGACAACAAGCTGTCGCTGCTCGCGGAGATCGCCGAGCTGGCGGACGAGATCGACGTCCAGCGTGCCGAGCGTGCGCTGGAGAGTGCGAAGTCGGAGTCGGACGCCGCCGCCGAGCGGCGCGCCGATGTACGGCTGCGCGCGGTGGCGGTGCGCTAG
- the atpD gene encoding F0F1 ATP synthase subunit beta: MTTTVETAVATGRVARVIGPVVDVEFPVDAMPEIYNALHVQVADPAEDGKLKTLTLEVAQHLGDGIVRAISMQPTDGLVRQAPVTDTGDGITVPVGDFTKGKVFNTLGEVLNKPEENANIGERWPIHRKAPNFDQLESKTEMFETGVKVIDLLTPYVKGGKIGLFGGAGVGKTVLIQEMIYRVANNHDGVSVFAGVGERTREGNDLIEEMQDSGVIDKTALVFGQMDEPPGTRLRVALAGLTMAEYFRDVQKQDVLFFIDNIFRYTQAGSEVSTLLGRMPSAVGYQPNLADEMGLLQERITSTRGHSITSMQAIYVPADDLTDPAPATTFAHLDATTVLSRPISEKGIYPAVDPLDSTSRILDPRYIAQEHYDAAMRVKTILQKYKDLQDIIAILGIDELGEEDKLVVHRARRVERFLSQNTHVAKQFTGVDGSDVPLEESITAFNQICDGEYDHFPEQAFFMCGGLEDLKANAKELGVS, encoded by the coding sequence ATGACGACCACTGTTGAGACGGCCGTTGCCACGGGCCGCGTCGCCCGGGTCATCGGCCCGGTCGTCGACGTGGAGTTCCCCGTCGACGCGATGCCGGAGATCTACAACGCGCTGCACGTCCAGGTGGCCGACCCGGCCGAGGACGGCAAGCTCAAGACGCTGACGCTCGAAGTCGCCCAGCACCTGGGTGACGGCATCGTCCGCGCGATCTCGATGCAGCCCACCGACGGTCTGGTCCGCCAGGCCCCGGTGACCGACACGGGCGACGGCATCACGGTGCCGGTCGGCGACTTCACCAAGGGCAAGGTGTTCAACACCCTCGGCGAGGTGCTGAACAAGCCCGAGGAGAACGCCAACATCGGCGAGCGCTGGCCGATCCACCGCAAGGCGCCCAACTTCGACCAGCTCGAGTCCAAGACCGAGATGTTCGAGACCGGCGTCAAGGTCATCGACCTTCTCACCCCGTACGTCAAGGGTGGAAAGATCGGCCTGTTCGGTGGTGCCGGTGTCGGCAAGACCGTCCTCATCCAGGAAATGATCTACCGCGTGGCCAACAACCACGACGGTGTGTCGGTGTTCGCCGGTGTCGGCGAGCGCACCCGTGAGGGCAACGACCTCATCGAGGAAATGCAGGACTCGGGCGTCATCGACAAGACCGCCCTGGTCTTCGGTCAGATGGACGAGCCGCCGGGCACGCGTCTGCGCGTCGCCCTGGCCGGTCTGACGATGGCGGAGTACTTCCGTGACGTCCAGAAGCAGGACGTCCTCTTCTTCATCGACAACATCTTCCGGTACACCCAGGCGGGTTCCGAGGTGTCGACCCTGCTCGGCCGTATGCCCTCCGCGGTGGGTTACCAGCCGAACCTGGCCGACGAGATGGGTCTCCTCCAGGAGCGCATCACCTCGACCCGTGGTCACTCGATCACCTCGATGCAGGCGATCTACGTCCCCGCGGACGACCTGACCGACCCGGCTCCGGCCACCACGTTCGCCCACCTGGACGCGACGACGGTTCTCTCCCGTCCGATCTCCGAGAAGGGCATCTACCCGGCCGTGGACCCGCTGGACTCCACGTCCCGGATCCTGGACCCGCGCTACATCGCGCAGGAGCACTACGACGCCGCCATGCGCGTCAAGACGATCCTGCAGAAGTACAAGGACCTCCAGGACATCATCGCCATCCTCGGCATCGACGAGCTCGGCGAAGAGGACAAGCTGGTCGTGCACCGCGCCCGCCGCGTGGAGCGCTTCCTGTCGCAGAACACGCACGTCGCCAAGCAGTTCACCGGCGTCGACGGTTCGGACGTTCCGCTGGAAGAGTCGATCACGGCGTTCAACCAGATCTGCGACGGCGAGTACGACCACTTCCCCGAGCAGGCGTTCTTCATGTGCGGTGGCCTGGAAGACCTCAAGGCCAACGCCAAGGAGCTGGGCGTCTCCTGA
- a CDS encoding F0F1 ATP synthase subunit gamma — MGAQLRVYKRRIRSVTATKKITKAMEMIAASRIVKAQRQVAASTPYATELTRAVTAVATGSTTRHPLTTEAEAPARAAVLLITSDRGLAGGYSSNAIKAAERLTERLRGEGKEVDTYIVGRKGVAYYGFRERKVSQSWTGFTDSPTYADAKQVAAPLIEAVQTETAEGGADELHIVFTEFVSMMTQMPVDNRMLPLSLEKAQEETGTKDQILPLFDFEPSAEDVLDALLPRYVESRIYNALLQSAASEHAARRRAMKSATDNAGELIKSLSRLANAARQAEITQEISEIVGGSSALADATAGSDK, encoded by the coding sequence ATGGGAGCGCAGCTCCGGGTCTACAAGCGTCGCATCCGATCCGTCACCGCGACCAAGAAGATCACCAAGGCGATGGAGATGATCGCCGCCTCGCGCATCGTCAAGGCGCAGCGCCAGGTGGCGGCCTCCACGCCGTACGCGACCGAGCTCACCCGTGCGGTGACCGCGGTGGCGACCGGCTCCACCACCAGGCACCCGCTCACCACCGAGGCCGAGGCCCCGGCCCGCGCCGCGGTCCTGCTCATCACGAGCGACCGCGGTCTGGCCGGCGGCTACTCCTCCAACGCCATCAAGGCCGCGGAGCGGCTGACGGAGCGGCTGCGCGGCGAGGGCAAGGAGGTCGACACGTACATCGTCGGCCGCAAGGGTGTCGCCTACTACGGCTTCCGTGAGCGCAAGGTCTCACAGTCGTGGACCGGCTTCACCGACAGCCCCACGTACGCGGACGCCAAGCAGGTGGCCGCGCCGCTCATCGAAGCCGTCCAGACGGAGACGGCCGAGGGCGGTGCGGACGAACTGCACATCGTCTTCACGGAGTTCGTGTCGATGATGACGCAGATGCCGGTCGACAACCGGATGCTGCCGTTGTCGCTGGAGAAGGCTCAGGAAGAGACGGGCACGAAGGACCAGATCCTTCCGCTCTTCGACTTCGAGCCGTCGGCGGAGGACGTCCTCGACGCCCTGCTGCCGCGCTACGTCGAAAGCCGCATCTACAACGCGCTGCTGCAGTCGGCCGCTTCTGAGCACGCCGCCCGCCGCCGCGCGATGAAGTCGGCCACCGACAACGCCGGAGAGCTCATCAAGAGCCTTTCCCGGCTTGCCAACGCGGCCCGCCAGGCCGAAATCACCCAGGAAATCAGCGAGATCGTCGGTGGCTCCAGTGCGCTGGCCGACGCGACCGCGGGGAGTGACAAGTAA